In the genome of Leptospira dzoumogneensis, one region contains:
- a CDS encoding diacylglycerol/polyprenol kinase family protein, which translates to MKSEKTSSFNYFRKAWHLLGLIIPAFYYFDVFHGQFLLVYATRAIITILLVLCLGLLVLLEWARFHIPIVQTVFVKFAGPLLKEEEKSRINGTFPYFLSITLVVFFFPPDIAILSLLFLVIGDPMAAWVGTHFGKNRFSNGKSKEGILAFILSSTIVGLWFIYVVQSGSKELGIYQFSSGEFWQNIILVLPAVIAAAVTELYSGTYWNGIVDDNLLIPVVSAVVLGFFAYFTLDLSIGQIFLNPAQIFETY; encoded by the coding sequence ATGAAATCTGAAAAAACTTCTTCCTTTAATTATTTTAGAAAGGCCTGGCATTTACTCGGGCTCATCATTCCTGCCTTCTATTATTTCGATGTATTCCATGGACAATTTTTGTTAGTGTATGCAACTCGTGCTATTATTACGATCCTGCTTGTTCTATGTCTCGGGCTTTTAGTATTACTGGAATGGGCAAGATTCCATATTCCGATCGTACAAACTGTATTCGTAAAGTTCGCCGGTCCTTTATTAAAGGAAGAGGAGAAGTCCAGGATCAACGGAACCTTCCCTTATTTCCTTTCTATTACGTTAGTTGTGTTTTTCTTCCCGCCTGATATCGCGATCCTTTCCTTATTATTTCTGGTGATTGGAGATCCGATGGCCGCTTGGGTAGGAACTCATTTCGGAAAGAACAGATTTTCTAACGGTAAATCCAAAGAAGGGATCTTGGCATTCATTCTATCTTCTACGATCGTGGGTCTTTGGTTTATTTATGTGGTCCAGTCAGGTTCTAAAGAGCTTGGGATCTATCAATTTTCTTCCGGAGAATTTTGGCAGAATATAATTTTAGTGCTGCCTGCCGTTATCGCAGCTGCTGTCACCGAGCTGTACAGCGGAACTTACTGGAATGGGATTGTGGATGATAATCTTCTTATCCCGGTCGTATCCGCAGTCGTTTTGGGATTTTTTGCTTATTTCACTTTGGATTTGAGTATAGGCCAGATCTTCTTAAATCCAGCTCAGATCTTCGAAACATATTAG
- a CDS encoding UDP-3-O-acyl-N-acetylglucosamine deacetylase: protein MKVLTQISEIKDLLSDRNPEILNLPPEFSQNVDIDPSDSYTIQNEFSVEGKATFENKESVIKVGPVQNGRSGFSWNGVRYELDSLKCIKGNHNIQLGEVKVIEHPLAWMLAFGVYADFTLAESSFPTFDYCDRVYMDHAKGNLKRLDKRKMISVSSPFALVWEKGYCVIEPPAKDSKGLLIDHQVEYPGTTVGKSRIVAELTPENFSYFGDARTTAFRNKKDAESFYQIGLAGGLKDYPFTLENVLLLDEDKIYNVRDKFKDPRSDYNYEFICHELIDIISWLRFVEEKYEGKFFGKMTTFLFDHHKQIDIAQFSCDPEQLEKYGIRIGN, encoded by the coding sequence ATGAAGGTCCTGACCCAAATTTCAGAAATCAAGGACTTACTTTCGGATCGAAATCCGGAAATTTTGAATCTTCCACCTGAGTTTTCTCAAAATGTGGATATCGATCCTTCTGATTCTTATACAATCCAAAATGAATTCAGCGTAGAAGGTAAGGCTACCTTCGAGAATAAAGAATCCGTGATCAAAGTTGGTCCCGTCCAGAATGGTAGATCCGGTTTTAGCTGGAACGGAGTCAGATACGAGCTGGACAGCCTGAAATGTATAAAAGGAAATCATAATATACAATTAGGGGAAGTAAAAGTAATAGAACATCCTCTCGCTTGGATGTTGGCATTTGGAGTGTATGCTGATTTTACTTTGGCTGAATCCAGTTTTCCTACCTTCGATTATTGTGATCGTGTCTATATGGACCATGCTAAAGGAAATTTGAAAAGATTGGATAAAAGAAAAATGATCTCCGTATCTTCTCCATTTGCTTTAGTTTGGGAAAAGGGTTACTGCGTTATAGAACCTCCAGCGAAGGACTCGAAAGGACTTTTGATAGACCACCAAGTTGAATATCCTGGAACTACTGTCGGAAAATCAAGGATCGTTGCAGAACTTACTCCTGAAAATTTTTCTTATTTCGGAGATGCAAGGACCACCGCATTCCGTAACAAAAAAGACGCTGAAAGTTTTTATCAGATTGGACTTGCTGGAGGATTAAAGGATTATCCCTTTACATTGGAAAACGTATTACTTTTAGATGAAGATAAAATTTATAATGTTCGAGATAAATTTAAGGATCCCAGATCCGATTATAATTACGAATTCATCTGTCATGAACTGATAGATATCATTTCCTGGTTACGTTTTGTAGAAGAAAAATATGAAGGAAAATTTTTCGGAAAGATGACAACCTTCCTTTTTGATCATCACAAACAGATAGATATTGCCCAGTTTTCCTGTGATCCGGAGCAATTAGAAAAATACGGGATCAGGATCGGAAATTAA
- a CDS encoding DUF6989 domain-containing protein gives MKTTEKHSIFFHISFTILCIIVLLLPIPATSGWRMFFLVLVYNISLPIVAQVWEHDRWMDIFLFVLPVSILQVVPDWFLSRVLGVLVFPEDGFYKIGTVSAYMAGLWTIPLFIIVYVSTRFEKRYPDTNPISKYILAGGSAFVIFFLSEEFMRLIPVWYAQNVSMIGHTAIYVLLPEFVLGIFATFAYFHTEHKPFRTKLLWAIPTMFVYLGALSFSYLFVEGVWKV, from the coding sequence ATGAAGACCACAGAGAAACATTCTATATTCTTTCATATTTCCTTCACAATACTATGTATCATAGTTCTGTTACTTCCTATCCCTGCCACCAGCGGCTGGAGAATGTTCTTTCTGGTCCTAGTGTATAATATCTCTCTGCCTATTGTTGCGCAGGTCTGGGAACATGATCGTTGGATGGATATTTTCCTTTTTGTTTTGCCTGTAAGTATTCTACAAGTGGTCCCGGATTGGTTCTTATCCAGGGTGCTCGGAGTTTTAGTTTTTCCTGAGGACGGATTTTATAAGATCGGAACTGTATCCGCATACATGGCAGGGCTTTGGACAATCCCGCTTTTTATCATAGTGTATGTTTCCACTCGATTCGAGAAAAGATATCCGGATACAAATCCGATCAGCAAATATATATTAGCTGGAGGAAGCGCATTTGTGATCTTCTTCTTATCCGAAGAATTTATGAGACTGATACCTGTTTGGTATGCGCAGAATGTTTCTATGATCGGTCATACTGCGATCTATGTTCTGTTACCTGAGTTCGTTTTGGGAATATTTGCTACATTCGCATATTTTCATACGGAGCATAAACCTTTTAGAACAAAATTACTTTGGGCGATCCCGACCATGTTCGTATATTTGGGAGCGCTCTCTTTCAGTTATTTATTTGTAGAAGGTGTCTGGAAAGTCTAA
- a CDS encoding FtsB family cell division protein: MGMNLANKLFLLLLFLSGMFYFTVLGESGLVVRSTLETSLSSLRLDVERLEYENRQLEERQKLLRDDKLALEKEARKYYLLSENAQIIKFREPEPKAENRPVLASRLIALRADRDMPVPPIQLLRFFYVSFVAFVFIGVFRKLRRKKLEERTAA, translated from the coding sequence ATGGGTATGAATCTGGCGAACAAACTGTTTTTACTTTTACTCTTCCTTTCCGGAATGTTTTACTTCACGGTATTGGGAGAGTCAGGTTTAGTCGTACGTTCTACCCTAGAAACCAGTCTTTCCAGTCTTCGTTTGGATGTGGAGAGACTGGAGTATGAGAATAGACAATTAGAAGAAAGGCAAAAACTCCTACGAGATGATAAGCTCGCCCTGGAGAAAGAAGCCAGAAAGTATTATCTTCTCTCCGAAAACGCACAAATTATCAAATTTAGGGAGCCAGAACCGAAAGCGGAGAATCGTCCGGTCCTCGCCTCCCGTCTAATTGCTTTAAGAGCGGACCGTGATATGCCGGTCCCTCCGATCCAGTTACTTCGCTTTTTTTACGTTTCCTTTGTAGCTTTCGTATTTATTGGAGTTTTCAGGAAATTACGGAGGAAGAAACTGGAAGAACGAACCGCTGCTTAA
- a CDS encoding TIGR04452 family lipoprotein, translating to MRIGILPLLFILMIAVNCVALNTTGLTNRYKGSEAKDKIKDAATVAAQLYAISTGDFTGTTYVNNIVLPPILAGIKPSEYYAKDDVNACVDEIKLFGALGLAPTVGVLFGQCSNLQPDNNVYGNIN from the coding sequence ATGCGGATCGGAATATTACCGCTCTTATTTATTCTAATGATCGCAGTAAACTGCGTAGCGTTAAACACTACCGGATTAACGAATCGTTATAAAGGAAGCGAGGCAAAGGATAAAATAAAAGATGCGGCGACTGTAGCTGCTCAATTATACGCGATCTCTACAGGCGATTTTACAGGAACCACTTATGTGAATAATATCGTTCTTCCTCCTATTTTGGCAGGAATTAAGCCTAGTGAATACTATGCAAAGGACGATGTGAATGCATGCGTGGATGAGATCAAATTATTTGGTGCTTTGGGCCTTGCACCTACAGTAGGCGTTTTATTCGGACAATGTTCGAACCTACAGCCGGATAATAATGTGTATGGAAATATAAACTAG
- a CDS encoding STAS domain-containing protein produces the protein MILNEIIISTEKIDSVQVLKLQGSINSFTEKKFKDVLSLAVRQGPVIMDMEDVHLVSSTGVQALKEVSQSSFSSKNKLVLVNISKAVINVFKMAGLSGFFLIANDEEAALKMASKR, from the coding sequence ATGATCCTGAACGAGATTATCATCTCAACGGAAAAGATAGACAGCGTTCAAGTTCTGAAACTGCAGGGTTCTATCAACTCCTTTACGGAGAAAAAATTTAAGGATGTGCTTTCCTTGGCGGTTCGCCAGGGACCGGTCATCATGGATATGGAAGACGTACATTTGGTATCCTCTACCGGGGTCCAGGCCTTAAAAGAAGTGAGCCAATCCAGTTTTTCCAGTAAGAACAAACTCGTCCTTGTAAATATCTCCAAAGCAGTGATCAATGTTTTTAAAATGGCCGGCTTAAGCGGATTTTTCCTGATCGCTAACGACGAAGAGGCCGCCTTAAAGATGGCTTCTAAACGCTGA
- the lcpA gene encoding complement regulator-acquiring protein LcpA has product MLALWKNVKLISLSLLVFAACEPSVLSVSNVELCDYFTRDGVCREPSPLNKKYSVDIPNVKKPNTWEELGNYLYFHARETPGFVLRMNRRMSPEERKQIQETYFAMYEFAGVKGKMEGFEIGEDWIGSFNYLGSMVKEKQKKENRLGQYPYENSVFPTDLEFTWSAKGIKGSAKTRIDFVYHILPAEKTQ; this is encoded by the coding sequence ATGTTAGCTCTTTGGAAAAACGTTAAACTTATATCTTTATCTCTTCTTGTATTTGCTGCCTGCGAACCTTCCGTTCTGTCCGTCAGTAATGTCGAGCTATGCGACTATTTTACGAGAGATGGAGTGTGCAGAGAACCTTCTCCATTGAATAAAAAATATTCTGTGGATATTCCAAATGTGAAAAAGCCGAACACTTGGGAAGAATTAGGGAATTATCTGTATTTCCATGCTCGTGAAACTCCAGGTTTTGTTCTTAGAATGAACAGAAGAATGAGTCCCGAAGAAAGAAAACAGATCCAAGAAACTTATTTTGCAATGTATGAATTTGCAGGTGTAAAAGGTAAGATGGAAGGTTTCGAAATCGGAGAAGATTGGATCGGTTCTTTTAATTACCTAGGCTCTATGGTTAAGGAAAAACAGAAAAAGGAAAATCGTTTAGGCCAATATCCTTATGAGAATTCCGTCTTTCCTACCGATCTGGAATTCACCTGGTCCGCAAAAGGGATCAAAGGTAGCGCCAAAACCAGGATCGATTTTGTGTATCATATTCTTCCTGCGGAGAAAACCCAGTAA
- a CDS encoding LIC12015 family putative lipoprotein, producing MNKKIIVLSFLAALLFQCNSDSDVLASFKGGTVTRKELRNFYQLNTGGRKPEPNHPTKEEQTQLLETLGLFKLISLYNTEKKLVSEDELAVFLKYSKPQMAASFLQRNLAEKLEQVGKLKFAFVRVIAVFSFDPKDEEVTRQRAQSIFEGIQKLSGKKEIIQYVVDHTDQPAYKAVGGLLEPQCLNCGNDPNLAFYQEAAENEGKWILKEIDDQLSPGADPKAPRRKKFLILRVERVETIYASRVGKFFSKEFGKLKVLAKKYIETPDISDQIKAEVKRNYLDLKVDDIAPRYEDFMKKRFLFSAVSEQEEQLVKNAGFEKANITQDNLNTFNHESVLLTNTKTGETVKFKDVLNELEQLAKQSGLDSSKLDDKANVLQFFRQQYIWYKIADSSKELKDALESKDFQDMFNVMKLYIVQPLVFKRELPSDVTVSEAEMREQYEAAKMFSYAKSNPNNPQDRTPMPYGEVRERIKEDLIRAKKQNFVRELTQKLKTDYQFILDSSRLKEGKI from the coding sequence ATGAACAAAAAAATAATCGTACTCTCCTTCCTGGCGGCATTACTCTTTCAGTGTAATTCGGACTCGGATGTATTAGCCTCTTTCAAAGGAGGAACAGTTACCAGAAAAGAACTCAGGAACTTCTACCAATTAAATACAGGCGGCCGCAAACCGGAACCGAATCATCCGACCAAAGAAGAACAAACCCAACTTCTGGAAACTTTAGGTCTTTTCAAATTGATCTCTTTGTACAATACGGAAAAGAAACTCGTATCCGAAGATGAATTAGCAGTTTTTCTAAAATACTCCAAACCCCAGATGGCTGCTTCTTTCCTGCAAAGGAATTTAGCGGAGAAGTTGGAGCAAGTCGGTAAATTAAAATTCGCTTTCGTACGAGTGATCGCAGTTTTCTCTTTCGATCCTAAAGACGAAGAAGTTACCAGACAGAGAGCCCAAAGTATTTTCGAAGGGATCCAAAAACTTTCCGGCAAAAAAGAAATTATCCAGTACGTGGTAGATCATACGGATCAACCTGCTTACAAAGCAGTCGGCGGATTATTAGAACCGCAATGTTTGAATTGTGGAAACGATCCTAACCTCGCTTTTTACCAAGAAGCTGCAGAGAACGAAGGAAAATGGATCTTAAAAGAGATCGACGACCAACTTTCTCCGGGAGCGGATCCAAAAGCTCCTAGAAGGAAAAAATTCCTCATTTTAAGAGTAGAAAGAGTAGAGACAATCTACGCTTCCAGAGTTGGAAAGTTTTTCTCCAAAGAATTCGGAAAATTGAAAGTTCTCGCTAAAAAATATATCGAGACTCCCGACATTTCCGACCAAATCAAGGCGGAAGTAAAACGTAATTATCTAGATCTAAAAGTGGATGATATCGCTCCTCGTTACGAAGACTTCATGAAAAAGAGATTCTTGTTCAGCGCAGTCAGCGAGCAAGAAGAACAATTAGTGAAAAATGCAGGTTTCGAAAAAGCAAATATCACTCAAGATAACCTGAACACTTTCAATCATGAATCCGTTCTATTGACCAATACCAAAACCGGAGAAACCGTTAAGTTCAAAGACGTTTTGAACGAGTTGGAACAATTGGCAAAACAAAGCGGTCTTGATTCTTCCAAATTAGATGATAAGGCGAATGTGCTCCAATTTTTCAGACAACAATATATCTGGTATAAGATAGCTGATAGTTCTAAAGAATTGAAAGACGCTTTAGAGTCTAAGGATTTCCAAGATATGTTCAATGTAATGAAACTATACATTGTACAGCCTTTGGTATTCAAAAGAGAACTTCCAAGCGATGTAACCGTTTCAGAAGCGGAGATGAGAGAGCAGTACGAAGCTGCCAAAATGTTCTCTTATGCTAAGTCAAATCCGAACAATCCTCAAGACAGAACTCCTATGCCTTACGGCGAGGTTAGAGAGAGAATCAAAGAAGATTTGATCCGAGCTAAAAAACAAAACTTCGTTAGAGAGCTTACCCAAAAGCTTAAAACGGATTACCAATTCATTCTGGACTCGAGCAGATTGAAAGAAGGTAAGATCTAA
- a CDS encoding DUF4416 family protein translates to MNSKQSPSKPKKPLPASFFIVVSYENEEAYYRLKEKAEDTFSQALYESKPLPKWTHQFENFLDSPIGRFTRILSLKRRISREELPSLQKECTKFQTSLRKSDESIRILPGYLTPYNLVLASLEEDLHRIYMFHGVFAEIIYTYQGQKWIPQSSASEFFKHPEVLYFFTNLRESYVSSLEKR, encoded by the coding sequence GTGAATTCCAAACAGAGCCCTTCCAAACCCAAAAAACCTCTTCCAGCTTCTTTCTTTATAGTGGTTTCCTATGAAAATGAAGAGGCCTATTATCGTTTGAAAGAAAAAGCGGAAGACACATTTTCACAGGCATTATACGAATCCAAACCACTTCCAAAATGGACCCATCAATTCGAGAATTTTTTAGATTCTCCTATCGGAAGATTTACTCGAATCCTTTCTTTAAAAAGAAGGATTTCCAGAGAAGAACTTCCAAGTCTCCAAAAAGAATGTACTAAATTCCAAACATCTTTACGCAAATCGGATGAATCTATTCGAATATTACCTGGTTATCTTACTCCTTATAATTTGGTTTTAGCTTCCTTGGAAGAAGATTTACATAGGATCTATATGTTCCATGGAGTATTTGCGGAGATCATTTACACTTACCAGGGACAAAAATGGATCCCTCAAAGTTCCGCCTCGGAATTTTTTAAACATCCTGAAGTTCTATACTTTTTTACTAATTTACGAGAATCTTATGTTAGCTCTTTGGAAAAACGTTAA
- the eno gene encoding phosphopyruvate hydratase → MSQSSKISAIRAREIMDSRGNPTVEVDVKLEDGSFGRAAVPSGASTGEYEAVELRDGDKSRYLGKGVLKAVENVNGKIKDVLIGEDALDQNRIDSLMLDKDGTKNKSKLGANAILGTSLAVAKAAASHTRLPLYRYIGGNFAKELPVPMMNIINGGAHADNNVDFQEFMILPVGVNSFREALRVGAEVFHSLKSVLKSKKLNTAVGDEGGFAPDLASNLEGLEVILQAIEKAGYKPEKDVLLGLDAASSEFFDKTKKKYVLGGEGNKEFSSAELVEYYSNLVSKYPIITIEDGLDENDWEGWKLLSEKLGKKIQLVGDDLFVTNIEKLSQGISQKVGNSILIKVNQIGSLSETLASIDMAKKAKYTNVISHRSGETEDVTISHIAVGTNAGQIKTGSLSRTDRIAKYNELLRIEEELGSSAVYKGRNTFYNL, encoded by the coding sequence ATGTCCCAATCCTCCAAAATTTCGGCGATCCGCGCCCGCGAAATCATGGATTCCAGAGGAAATCCTACGGTAGAAGTAGATGTAAAACTGGAAGACGGCTCATTCGGTAGAGCTGCAGTCCCTTCCGGAGCCTCCACTGGAGAATACGAAGCAGTAGAGTTAAGAGACGGAGATAAATCCCGCTATTTAGGCAAAGGTGTCCTAAAAGCAGTAGAGAACGTAAATGGTAAGATCAAAGACGTTCTGATTGGAGAAGACGCTCTCGACCAAAACAGAATTGATTCCCTGATGTTGGATAAGGACGGAACCAAAAACAAATCCAAATTAGGTGCAAATGCGATCTTAGGAACTTCCCTCGCAGTAGCAAAAGCGGCAGCTTCTCATACTAGACTTCCACTTTACAGATACATAGGCGGAAACTTCGCAAAAGAACTTCCTGTTCCGATGATGAATATCATTAACGGTGGAGCCCACGCGGACAATAACGTGGACTTCCAAGAGTTTATGATCCTTCCTGTGGGAGTAAACAGCTTCCGTGAAGCTTTAAGAGTTGGGGCAGAAGTTTTCCATAGCCTCAAGTCGGTCCTGAAATCCAAAAAACTCAATACAGCGGTCGGAGATGAGGGCGGATTCGCACCTGACCTGGCAAGCAACCTAGAAGGATTAGAAGTCATTCTCCAAGCCATCGAAAAAGCGGGTTATAAGCCTGAAAAAGACGTATTATTGGGTTTGGATGCAGCTTCTTCCGAGTTTTTCGACAAAACCAAGAAAAAGTACGTTCTGGGCGGAGAAGGAAATAAAGAGTTCTCTAGCGCAGAATTAGTGGAATACTATTCAAATCTAGTCTCAAAGTATCCGATCATTACTATTGAAGACGGTCTGGATGAGAACGACTGGGAAGGTTGGAAACTTCTAAGTGAGAAATTGGGTAAGAAGATCCAACTCGTAGGTGATGATCTATTCGTTACCAATATAGAAAAACTTTCTCAGGGAATTTCCCAAAAGGTGGGTAATTCCATCCTGATCAAGGTGAACCAAATCGGAAGTTTGTCCGAAACATTGGCGTCCATCGATATGGCTAAAAAAGCCAAATATACGAATGTGATCAGCCATAGATCCGGAGAAACCGAGGACGTAACCATTTCGCATATCGCGGTGGGTACGAACGCGGGCCAGATCAAAACTGGTTCCCTTTCCAGGACCGATAGGATCGCTAAATATAACGAACTTTTAAGGATCGAAGAAGAATTAGGTTCTTCTGCGGTTTACAAAGGGAGAAATACATTCTATAATCTCTGA
- a CDS encoding YheT family hydrolase, with amino-acid sequence MEASHFRPKRFVSGKHAQTIYNTLFPPENPLRTSYYCEDILLTVSGESGDKLWLEHNPPVSSYRKSAIPSNGTYILMIHGMEGDSESSYLVSLATSALERGYGVIRMNLRNCGRGRGFARKSYYAGQSEDVQDVLDYIHEYLSKKIFVSGFSLSANLVLKFFGESRNHKSLAFSAVSPPLDLAKNCDFIDSLSGRFYRNHFISSFKKKIKEGILDLTPLQLENSKKIKTFFDFDDMITAPSFGYPSAMEYYEKNSCINYIQSITHPGILIHAEDDPVVPLFEWNSINWSRLPNLKTILTKQGGHVGFVTDPNPDLPDGRWLTKILLDYFDSKL; translated from the coding sequence ATGGAAGCTTCTCATTTTCGACCTAAAAGATTCGTCTCAGGAAAACACGCTCAAACGATTTATAATACTCTTTTCCCTCCTGAAAATCCTCTTAGGACCTCTTATTACTGCGAAGACATTCTACTTACTGTAAGCGGAGAATCGGGAGATAAACTTTGGTTAGAACATAATCCTCCTGTTTCTTCATATCGCAAGAGTGCAATCCCTTCCAACGGAACTTATATACTCATGATCCATGGAATGGAAGGTGATTCGGAAAGTTCTTATCTAGTTTCTCTCGCAACCTCCGCTTTGGAAAGAGGATACGGAGTCATTCGTATGAATCTGCGTAACTGCGGCAGAGGAAGAGGTTTCGCCAGAAAATCGTATTATGCCGGTCAGTCGGAAGATGTGCAGGATGTTCTGGATTATATCCATGAGTATTTAAGTAAGAAGATCTTTGTCTCCGGATTTTCTCTCTCCGCAAATTTAGTCCTAAAATTTTTCGGAGAATCCAGAAATCATAAGTCACTCGCATTTTCCGCTGTCTCCCCTCCTCTGGATCTTGCAAAAAATTGTGATTTTATAGATTCACTTTCCGGAAGATTTTATAGAAATCATTTTATCAGCAGTTTTAAGAAGAAGATCAAAGAAGGTATTTTAGATCTGACTCCTTTACAATTGGAGAATTCAAAGAAGATAAAAACATTTTTCGATTTCGACGATATGATCACCGCTCCTTCTTTCGGTTATCCTAGTGCTATGGAATATTATGAAAAGAATTCCTGTATCAATTATATTCAATCCATTACTCATCCTGGAATTTTAATCCATGCAGAGGATGATCCGGTTGTCCCGTTATTCGAGTGGAATTCTATCAACTGGTCCAGACTTCCTAATCTTAAAACCATTCTGACCAAACAAGGAGGCCATGTTGGATTTGTGACCGATCCTAATCCTGATCTTCCGGATGGTCGTTGGCTTACTAAAATTCTGCTGGATTATTTCGATTCCAAATTATAA
- a CDS encoding ClpP family protease, translated as MSETEKITEVIEELAGSKISKKFIDHRKIFLWGAVTDESAKDIVGKLLYLEMADPGKEITFYINSPGGVVTSGLTIFDTMKMISSPVHTVCMGLAASMGSVLLAAGVKGKRSIWPNGKVMIHQPSIGGQIVAPATDLQIHAEEILKTRARLNQILAEACGHPVEKLEEDTDRDYYMDADEAIKYGIVDTLATKIEFPKQN; from the coding sequence ATGTCTGAGACTGAAAAAATCACCGAAGTAATCGAAGAATTAGCCGGTAGCAAAATTTCCAAAAAGTTCATCGACCATAGAAAAATTTTCTTATGGGGTGCGGTTACTGATGAATCCGCAAAAGACATCGTAGGCAAACTACTCTATCTGGAAATGGCGGATCCAGGAAAAGAAATTACATTCTATATCAATAGTCCCGGAGGAGTTGTTACTTCCGGACTTACCATCTTCGACACAATGAAGATGATCTCTTCTCCAGTTCATACTGTATGTATGGGACTTGCGGCTTCTATGGGATCCGTTCTTCTAGCTGCAGGCGTAAAAGGAAAAAGATCCATTTGGCCTAACGGTAAAGTGATGATCCACCAGCCTAGCATCGGTGGACAGATTGTAGCTCCAGCAACGGACCTGCAGATCCACGCCGAAGAGATCTTAAAGACTAGAGCAAGATTAAATCAAATACTTGCGGAAGCCTGCGGTCATCCTGTTGAAAAATTGGAAGAAGATACGGACAGAGACTATTATATGGATGCGGATGAAGCGATCAAATACGGGATCGTAGATACTCTCGCTACCAAAATAGAATTCCCTAAACAAAATTAA